A stretch of Paenibacillus mucilaginosus 3016 DNA encodes these proteins:
- a CDS encoding globin family protein, translated as MSEQQGITFFEAMGGEEGIRRIVEAFYPKVQAHPLLGPLFPEDITPVMEKQRQFLTQFFGGPPLYSNQYGHPMMRARHLPFEITPARAAAWLGCMEKALEETGMAKELRQAVLQRLEGPAYHFVNS; from the coding sequence TTGTCCGAACAGCAGGGAATTACATTTTTTGAAGCCATGGGAGGCGAAGAGGGCATCCGCCGCATCGTGGAGGCCTTTTATCCGAAGGTGCAGGCACACCCGCTGCTGGGTCCGCTTTTTCCGGAGGACATCACTCCGGTGATGGAGAAGCAGAGGCAGTTCCTGACCCAGTTCTTCGGGGGGCCTCCTTTGTATTCGAACCAGTACGGCCATCCGATGATGCGGGCCAGACACCTCCCGTTCGAGATTACGCCCGCCCGTGCGGCCGCATGGCTCGGCTGCATGGAGAAGGCGCTGGAGGAGACGGGCATGGCGAAGGAGCTGCGGCAGGCGGTGCTGCAGCGGCTGGAGGGCCCGGCCTACCATTTTGTGAACAGCTGA